Proteins found in one Gordonia sp. PDNC005 genomic segment:
- a CDS encoding C40 family peptidase: MHPARSNGMKDHVVYQINRDRRRRTTRAAVLGSVVVATAALLPAPPVAVADPVRSADQILTRYRELSKDAERTAESMNSAQVEYNKQRKTVVRERRVSAAATKKLDSMQKEMDAAQVKVDALARASYRGARVNRLYAMLVSDSPQNLLDNMSGLEIMSRQTATDLRVATDVAKQTRQARSDADAAAAAARAAVAEAERHRGDLQAKQADLQLEAVQIRAIYKSLTGKQLAALRGPRYEFDARAVPKGTSPALVAVQAAISRIGDPYVWGAVGPHQFDCSGLMLWAYKQAKRTIPRTSEAQLAGGTPVERKDLKPGDLIIYYSSASHVGMYVGDGFVVHASTFGVPVAVVPIDKAGPYNAARRY, translated from the coding sequence GTGCACCCGGCCCGCTCGAACGGTATGAAGGATCATGTGGTGTATCAGATAAACCGTGACCGGCGACGTCGGACTACGCGTGCCGCCGTGCTCGGGAGTGTCGTCGTCGCCACCGCCGCACTGCTGCCCGCACCGCCGGTCGCAGTTGCGGATCCCGTGCGCAGCGCCGACCAGATCCTGACCAGGTACCGCGAGCTGTCGAAAGACGCCGAGCGGACTGCCGAGTCGATGAACTCGGCCCAGGTCGAGTACAACAAGCAGCGCAAGACCGTCGTCAGGGAACGCCGTGTATCGGCCGCGGCGACGAAGAAGCTCGACTCCATGCAGAAGGAGATGGACGCCGCGCAGGTCAAGGTGGACGCGCTCGCTCGAGCGAGTTACCGGGGCGCGCGCGTCAATCGCCTCTACGCCATGCTCGTGAGCGACTCGCCGCAGAACCTCCTCGACAACATGTCGGGCCTGGAGATCATGTCCCGACAGACGGCGACCGATCTCCGCGTGGCCACAGACGTCGCCAAGCAGACGCGCCAGGCACGCTCGGACGCCGACGCAGCCGCCGCCGCAGCGCGCGCCGCCGTCGCGGAGGCCGAACGTCATCGCGGGGACCTGCAGGCCAAACAGGCCGACCTTCAGCTCGAAGCGGTGCAGATCCGGGCGATCTACAAGTCGCTCACCGGCAAGCAACTCGCCGCGCTTCGCGGACCTCGGTACGAGTTCGACGCGAGAGCCGTCCCCAAGGGCACCTCTCCGGCACTCGTTGCCGTGCAGGCGGCGATCTCCCGGATCGGTGACCCCTACGTGTGGGGCGCGGTCGGCCCGCACCAGTTCGACTGCTCAGGTCTGATGCTGTGGGCGTACAAGCAGGCCAAACGGACGATACCGCGTACCAGCGAAGCTCAACTCGCAGGCGGCACCCCGGTCGAGCGCAAGGACCTCAAGCCGGGTGACCTGATCATCTACTACTCCAGTGCTTCCCATGTGGGCATGTACGTCGGTGACGGATTCGTCGTCCACGCCTCCACATTCGGAGTCCCCGTGGCCGTCGTCCCGATCGACAAGGCCGGACCGTACAACGCTGCGCGACGGTACTGA
- a CDS encoding NlpC/P60 family protein — protein MAKHRLDKPQTGAFKAATTAVVAGSIALGGSLALAAAPADAAPLKIPNVGTFDVPDNLLPGNLKAPKLDGNFGSPQEVRAKKAVKAAASKIGSPYVYGAAGPNAFDCSGLTSWAFKQAGKIIPRDSYGQMGGGTPVASLAQAKPGDILIFNGGGHAGIYEGNGVFIHSSTEGVPVQRAKVKAWNLAAIRRY, from the coding sequence GTGGCTAAACACCGTTTGGACAAGCCCCAGACTGGCGCCTTCAAGGCCGCCACGACTGCTGTGGTCGCAGGCTCGATCGCCCTCGGCGGATCGCTTGCGCTGGCAGCCGCACCGGCAGATGCCGCACCGCTCAAGATCCCGAATGTCGGCACGTTCGACGTTCCGGACAACCTGCTTCCCGGCAACCTGAAGGCCCCGAAGCTCGACGGCAACTTCGGCAGCCCGCAGGAAGTCCGCGCCAAGAAGGCGGTGAAGGCTGCTGCATCGAAGATCGGCTCGCCGTACGTCTACGGTGCTGCAGGCCCCAACGCTTTCGACTGCTCGGGACTCACCTCGTGGGCCTTCAAGCAGGCCGGCAAGATCATCCCGCGTGACAGCTACGGCCAGATGGGCGGCGGCACCCCCGTCGCATCGCTGGCTCAGGCGAAGCCCGGCGACATCCTTATCTTCAACGGTGGCGGACACGCAGGCATCTACGAGGGCAACGGCGTCTTCATCCACTCGTCCACCGAGGGTGTGCCTGTGCAGCGCGCCAAGGTCAAGGCCTGGAACCTCGCAGCGATCCGTCGCTACTGA
- a CDS encoding DEDD exonuclease domain-containing protein — MTTGQLSFADIDHDEFADRSLFDTTLVVVDLETTGGSSDTDAITEIGAVKIRGGEVLGEFATLVDPGREIPPQIVALTGITTAMTYDAPPIEEVLPAFAEFARGAILVAHNARFDTAFLRKSAARMNLPWPFTTSLCTVAMARRILTREEAPSVKLSALADLFNVSVRPTHRALDDARATVDVFHRLLERVGNRGVHTYQDLVDYLPRATPAMRAKRGLAAGLPHAPGVYLFRGPGDEVLYVGTAVDLRRRVGQYFSGSDSRARMTEMVALATRVDHVVCAHGLEAGVRELTLLAAHKPAYNRRSRNPHRGWWITLTHERFPRLTVGRTPSADSIGPIAGRATAADVADVISAAAGLRTCTQNLKRADHHYCPGAGPADSRPDPLVAHRPDLCHAASDRPQTLPDYLCRAEAARALMAGESDELLTDLQRRLARLSELRRFESAARARDRLASTIESLARCQRLTAVAGIAEIVVARPDDAGGWNFSVIRHGRLSGAAHAARGVAPMPVVETMLASASTVLPPGDDGPLAGAPAEEVALIERWMNESGTRLVSSTDSLSLPIGSAQRWTGFARTARLARDGADVGGPADDRGTKVKP; from the coding sequence ATGACCACCGGCCAACTGTCGTTCGCGGACATCGACCATGACGAGTTCGCCGACCGCTCCCTGTTCGATACGACCCTCGTCGTCGTCGACCTCGAGACGACGGGCGGCAGTTCGGACACCGATGCGATCACCGAGATCGGTGCGGTCAAGATCCGCGGCGGTGAGGTGCTGGGCGAGTTCGCGACACTCGTCGACCCCGGTCGCGAGATTCCACCGCAGATCGTCGCGCTCACGGGCATCACCACCGCGATGACGTACGACGCTCCTCCCATAGAAGAAGTACTGCCCGCGTTCGCCGAGTTCGCCCGCGGAGCGATCCTCGTCGCACACAACGCACGGTTCGACACCGCATTTCTCCGGAAGTCCGCCGCACGGATGAATCTTCCGTGGCCGTTCACGACATCGTTGTGCACCGTCGCGATGGCTCGCCGAATCCTCACTCGCGAAGAGGCGCCGAGTGTGAAGCTGTCGGCACTCGCCGATCTCTTCAACGTGTCGGTGCGCCCCACTCACCGCGCCCTCGACGACGCCCGTGCCACCGTCGACGTGTTTCACCGACTCCTCGAGAGAGTCGGCAACCGAGGCGTGCACACGTACCAGGACCTCGTCGACTATCTGCCCAGGGCGACGCCCGCGATGCGCGCCAAACGCGGGTTGGCCGCCGGACTCCCCCACGCGCCGGGCGTGTACCTGTTCCGGGGGCCGGGTGACGAGGTGCTGTACGTGGGGACTGCGGTAGATCTCCGCCGCCGCGTAGGTCAGTACTTCTCCGGGTCCGACTCACGGGCCCGGATGACGGAGATGGTGGCGCTGGCGACACGCGTCGACCACGTGGTGTGCGCGCACGGCCTCGAAGCGGGCGTACGCGAACTGACACTGCTCGCGGCCCACAAGCCCGCGTACAACCGCCGATCCCGCAATCCGCATCGTGGATGGTGGATCACACTCACACACGAGCGCTTCCCCCGCCTGACAGTCGGCCGGACTCCGTCCGCCGACTCGATCGGCCCGATAGCGGGGCGGGCGACCGCTGCCGATGTCGCCGATGTGATCAGCGCAGCGGCCGGACTGCGCACCTGCACCCAGAACCTCAAACGCGCCGACCACCACTACTGCCCCGGCGCGGGGCCTGCGGACTCACGACCGGATCCGCTCGTCGCTCATCGACCGGATCTGTGCCATGCCGCGAGTGATCGTCCGCAGACACTCCCGGACTACCTGTGTCGCGCCGAGGCCGCACGCGCCCTGATGGCGGGCGAGTCGGACGAATTGCTCACCGACCTTCAACGCAGGCTCGCACGGTTGTCTGAACTCCGCCGGTTCGAGTCAGCGGCGCGCGCCCGCGACCGGCTCGCGTCGACAATCGAGTCGTTGGCTCGATGCCAACGGCTGACAGCGGTCGCGGGGATCGCGGAGATCGTCGTCGCACGACCGGACGACGCGGGTGGGTGGAACTTCAGTGTGATCCGGCACGGCAGGCTCTCCGGAGCTGCGCACGCCGCCCGCGGCGTGGCACCGATGCCGGTTGTCGAGACCATGCTGGCGAGTGCCTCCACCGTCCTTCCGCCGGGGGACGACGGTCCCCTCGCGGGTGCCCCGGCGGAAGAGGTCGCACTGATCGAGCGCTGGATGAACGAGAGCGGCACCCGACTGGTGTCGTCCACCGACTCCCTGTCGCTGCCGATCGGATCGGCCCAGCGATGGACCGGCTTCGCCAGAACCGCTCGGCTGGCCCGAGACGGCGCGGACGTCGGCGGCCCGGCCGACGACCGCGGTACTAAGGTGAAGCCATGA
- a CDS encoding peptidase MA family metallohydrolase, translating to MSSHRGLTALAVLVVATVSVSALTSCSSRSDDTIAPSGSVSTTPLNPFEQQRSDGVTALLDQLSSVLKTGDVAGLDALIDRSAPAAFRARMHTIAASFAAKGDRGTRGGPLSASTFSYRLAPSTGAERLLGEQWVSRLEEQGSTDTWVSPVELSYALGGARTPGLDEPVVTLTETMSFARYDDDWKIVGDGTLAPDPTPTTIKTAGPAEVGPWEFGGLAAIDVKTAGGSSTVLSYPKTESTTAAVAKALPAAVTAVDEFWGEDWPRRAAVVATGGPDEFAGLTRTQSAETRTAAAATVFSRIDKQDKKVIGQRIVLSPNAASLSGPALAVVLRHELMHVATRLITAENAPLWLTEGVPEYVGRRGTYREFIDAAPDLAAAVAGGDLPKTLPADSAFAVDSDAARVAYQSAWSFAAFVADKYGEDKLKALYTLVAKGGDSPTQDAAITAALGRDKAALIKQWQSWLREQIR from the coding sequence GTGAGCTCGCACCGCGGCCTGACCGCGCTTGCCGTTCTGGTGGTCGCGACGGTCTCCGTCAGTGCCCTGACGAGCTGCTCGAGTCGATCCGACGACACGATCGCGCCGTCCGGGTCGGTGTCGACGACCCCGCTGAACCCATTCGAACAACAGCGATCAGATGGTGTGACAGCGCTGCTCGACCAACTGTCGTCGGTCCTCAAGACCGGTGACGTCGCCGGGCTCGACGCGCTCATCGACAGGTCCGCGCCCGCGGCCTTCCGCGCCCGTATGCACACGATCGCCGCGTCGTTCGCGGCGAAGGGGGACCGCGGGACGCGTGGCGGGCCACTCTCCGCGTCGACGTTCAGCTACCGCCTCGCGCCGAGCACCGGTGCCGAACGGCTTCTCGGCGAGCAATGGGTGTCACGTCTCGAGGAGCAGGGCAGCACCGACACCTGGGTGAGCCCGGTCGAGCTGTCGTACGCTCTTGGCGGCGCCCGGACGCCCGGACTCGACGAACCGGTGGTCACGCTCACCGAGACGATGTCGTTCGCACGTTATGACGACGACTGGAAGATCGTCGGAGACGGCACCCTGGCACCTGATCCGACTCCGACAACGATCAAGACGGCGGGTCCGGCAGAGGTCGGTCCCTGGGAGTTCGGTGGATTGGCCGCGATCGATGTGAAGACCGCGGGAGGATCATCCACAGTCCTGTCGTACCCGAAGACCGAGTCGACCACCGCCGCGGTCGCCAAGGCGCTGCCCGCCGCGGTCACGGCCGTCGACGAGTTCTGGGGCGAGGACTGGCCGCGCCGCGCCGCAGTCGTCGCCACCGGCGGCCCGGACGAGTTCGCAGGTCTCACCCGTACGCAGTCGGCTGAGACGAGGACCGCCGCGGCGGCGACGGTGTTCTCCCGCATCGACAAGCAGGACAAGAAGGTGATCGGCCAGCGGATCGTGCTCTCGCCCAACGCCGCGTCCCTGTCCGGGCCTGCCCTCGCAGTGGTGTTGCGGCACGAGCTGATGCACGTCGCAACTCGGCTGATCACAGCGGAGAATGCGCCGCTGTGGCTCACCGAAGGAGTGCCGGAGTATGTGGGCCGTCGCGGCACCTATCGCGAGTTCATCGACGCCGCACCTGATCTCGCAGCCGCCGTCGCCGGAGGAGACCTTCCGAAGACCTTGCCCGCAGACTCCGCCTTCGCGGTCGACAGCGACGCCGCCCGTGTGGCCTACCAGAGCGCATGGTCGTTCGCCGCGTTCGTCGCCGACAAGTACGGCGAGGACAAGTTGAAGGCGCTGTACACCCTGGTCGCCAAGGGCGGCGACTCGCCGACGCAGGACGCGGCCATCACCGCCGCACTGGGCAGGGACAAGGCCGCGTTGATCAAGCAGTGGCAGAGCTGGCTGCGAGAGCAGATCCGCTGA
- a CDS encoding Lrp/AsnC ligand binding domain-containing protein yields MITAIVLIGADIHQIPETAQAVANIPGVTEVYSCAGDVDLIAKVRVRSHDEIADVVTAKINRLPGVVSSATHIAFRSYASAEVDGGFSIGEA; encoded by the coding sequence ATGATCACCGCCATCGTTCTCATCGGGGCCGACATCCATCAGATTCCGGAGACCGCTCAGGCGGTCGCGAACATCCCCGGAGTCACCGAGGTCTACTCGTGCGCCGGCGACGTCGACCTGATCGCCAAGGTGCGCGTCCGCAGCCATGACGAGATCGCAGATGTGGTGACGGCGAAGATCAACCGCCTGCCGGGTGTGGTGTCGAGTGCAACTCACATCGCCTTCCGCAGCTACGCGAGCGCCGAGGTCGACGGCGGCTTCTCCATCGGCGAGGCGTAG